AAAGCAATAACCAGCATTTGACAAACCAGGCAGCCAACGTACTGCGCTTTATCGGTAAAATCTTCGGTGTATTCCTGATTGCGGGAGCTCTGATCTGGTTGATCTTCTTTTCACTGATCGTTAGCGGACTCATTGATGTGGTTCCAATGACCGGCGACCAGAACTTCGCTTCCCTTTATGAATTCCTGAAACTGGTCTCTCCCGTGAATAAATCATTTTCACTGATCTGGGCAGGAATCCTGCTGGTAGGATTCGCCAGTCCTTTGCTGTCCATTACATTCGGCGTAAGATTACTGATCGGAAAAGTCAATAAATACTACAAACTGAATTTCATCTTTTTTCCAGTCATTATCTGCATCGGGGTAATCCTTGGATTTATGGGCGCTATTAATTCAGCAAGAGATTACGAAATACAGCGGGAAGTGAAGAACCAGGAATTAACCATCAATACCGATCAATTACAATTGGAAGAACTGCCGCTTATTATTAACAACAAGCAAATTACCGGAACTTCAGGAATTGATTTCATTTCCGTGCACAACGGAAGAATTATGGAGCATGGTATTTACATCAAATACAAAGAATCCAAGGACAGTTTGTTCCATGTTTCCCAGATATTCAGCGCTCACGGTATTGATATGATCGCTGCCGACAAAAGAAGCTCCCACATCAAACATCAATTGAAAATTGAAGGGAAAAAGTTGCTGGTCGATCCTTATTATTCCTTCCCGCTGAAAGACGGGTTAAGAAACCAGGAAATTGAGGTAATCATTGAAGTTCCAAGAGGGAAAAAACTGTTTATCAATGACCAGGAAGTACTGATCAACGGGAAAGAATACTCCGGAGTAATGTATGCCGGCGAACCGTTTGAAGCAGACGAGGATTGACTTCCACTCCGCTCAGTCAACTTTTAAATAACAACTACAATCAAAGGGCGCTGAGCGAGTCGAAGTGCCAACATCGAATCAAAACCAACCCAACATAAGTAAAGTAAAGACAAAGCAAAAGCGGTATTCAGCCTGATTGAATACCGCTTTTTTGTTTGAGGTAGTTGTGGTAATTAACCGATTTTCAATTTAAACCATTGAATTTATTCACTCCGGTCACGAAGCGTTACCTCTTTCTTTTGCGGCAGAATGAACTCCTCCACCCTTTCAAGCTCTCCGTATGGATTAAAATGCTGCCATTTCCTGATTTTTTCATCGTTTTCATTCACAAAACCAATGCTTTTCAGTTGTGCTCCCGAATAGTAACTTTCCCTGCCTCTACCGTACCGGAAATGAATCGGATAATAACTCCCCTGCTCCAGGAGATTCTGCGCGGAATAATGTTCGAATTCCATTCGGAATCGCTGTTTGCCGTAAAAACCATTGAATGCATTGATATCGCCATTGCTATAGTTCACATGCAGGGAATCGAATTCCGCCAAGTCCCTTTCTCCTCCAAAACCAATTGTTTTATCAAACAAATCTTTCCCAAAACGGTTAAAACGCTTCATAAATAACCAAACGGGTTCCTCATTTCTGCTTTTTGCATTCAGGTAATCATTCGATACATCCAATTGATATACCCAATCTCCTTCTTTGATGTATTCTACCAAAGGTGGTTCTTCGTATAAACGCGGCGCATCTATGGGAGAAACAGAATGAGAATGAGAATGAGAATGAGGGCGGGAACGTGAAGAGGTTTTCAAATAGGGTCTTGTTACGCTTATAATGACCGGGCTTTGCGTATAGCTTTGTGATGCCAGTGACATCGTATTCAAAGCTGTCAATTCAATATTCTGGAACCACTGCAGATTTCCCGGATTATGGATTGTTTCATGCCCGCAAGCAATCAGGCGTCCTCCCGGGTTATAAATTTCAGTCCAAACCTTATTTTCTCCCACAGGTTTTCTCACATATTTCAAAGATTCCAACAACTCGTAATTGGTTTTCAATACCGCATTCCCATTCTCGAACAGGATCTCTTCGATCACATTTCCATTGCGGTCAAAACGGGTACGAATCCCATTCAGTTTATCGTTCTTCCAATGTTCTGTTCTGCACAATTGATTGGTCCCGCGGTAGTATTCCAGCCATTTCCCTTCCCGCTTTCCATGTTGGTAAAAACCTACAATCCAGGGTAATTCAGGCGAATAATTTTGTTCCCATCTTCCGTGAAGCACGCCGTCCTTCCCTTCTCCGCGTATCCAGATTTTTGTTTTACCGGCTTCCATGCTACTTTCGTCCAGGTCTTTTTGTTTAAAATTCAAAGCAATTACTTCGGGCTTTTGCGGAATTTCAATACGATTCGGCGCTTCCAGGGCAAAGGGCATGTATGAATCGTAAGCACCCTGGATCAACTTCAATTCTTCCAGTGAAAATCCGGATAACTGCTGCCATTCCAATACTTGCTCACCTTTCAGATCTTTTACCCAAACGTAATTATCCGCTTTGGAGATCTGTTGTGCCAGGTTCTCAAACCCGGTTTGCTGCATCAGGTAACCGACCGCACAATGCGTTTGGTGTTCGTCAATAAATACCGGAATGCGTTCCGGACGGTAATAATTAACCGGGAAATTCCCCTGCAGGCGATAATCGGAAAGAACTGCAAGAAGATGTGTTCTTGTTGCTACTTGTTTTTGGTTCAATTGCCTGGTATCCGCCGATTTCAATAGCTCAAGCACGAATCCCAAATGCGTTTGAATGATTTGTTTATCCGAAAGGAATACACGTTGGGTTTCTGCCGGAACAGCAGATCTGTAGTTGCTCCAGTTCGGGTTAAAGGCACACAACTGATCGAAAAGTGTGCCTGCATGTGTGGATAAGCTGAATCCAAGCATGCATAGGATAAAGGTTGTTTTCATAACGAATCAAATTTTGATTGGTGTTACAAACCACAAAAATTTTCGTTCAACGTTCTACCAAAAAGAATGAAAAATGAACTACAAAGAGAAGAAGAACGCAAAGGTTTAAGTACTTAGTTTTCTTCTTATCTTATTCTCTTTGCGGTTAAAATAATGCCCAATTGCTCTTCAAACCCTGATATACTTTGGGTAACATTCACTATATTTGTGCAACTTTATAACAAAGCTATGGCATCACAAACACCCCAGGAAGAATTGATCGCAGTTGACTTTAATACCTTCAGATCGGAAGTATTGAAAGACTTTCGTCTGGCAAGTATTTCCAGAGAAACCTCTCTGTTAGGGCGAAAAGAAGTTCTTACCGGAAAAGCAAAGTTTGGAATTTTCGGCGACGGAAAGGAATTGGCGCAAATTGCGCTGGCGAAACAATTCAGAGACGGTGACTTCCGCTCGGGATATTACCGCGACCAAACCCTGATGATGGCCATTGACCAGTTGAATGTACGGGAGTATTTCTCCGGATTATTCGGACATACCGACGAAATCATCGAACCGCAATCTGCAGGACGCCAAATGGGTGGACACTTTTCCACGCGTAACCTGGATGAGAACGGTAACTGGAAAGACCTGACAAAACAAAAAAATTCATCTGCTGATATCTCTCCTACTGCGGGGCAAATGCCGCGTTTGTTAGGATTGGCTCAGGCATCAAAAGTATACCGTGAGCACCCGACGTTGAAAGACCTGGAAGCATTCAAAAAATTCTCCAACGGAGGAAATGAAGTTGCTTTCGGAACAATCGGTGATGCATCCACTTCCGAAGGGCCTTTCTGGGAAACCATCAACGCTGCCGGAGTTTTACAGGTACCGATGGTGATGTCGGTTTGGGACGACGGATACGGGATTTCCGTACCACGTGAACACCAGACAACCAAAGGAAGCATTTCAGAAGCTCTGAGCGGAATGCAGCGCACGGCAGATTCCAAAGGATACGAGATCTTCGTAACCAAAGGATGGGATTACGCACATCTGTGTGAAACCTACGAAAAAGCCGTAGAATTAGCGAGAACAGAGCACATTCCGGTGCTGGTACACGTAAAAGAGGTAAACCAGCCGCAGGGACACTCTACTTCGGGATCACATGAGCGTTACAAAGATGCTGCACGTTTGCAGTGGGAATCCGACTTTGATTGTATCAACAAGTTCAAGGAATGGATCCTGAACTTTGATGCGGACGGCCAAAAACTGGCTACGGAAGAAGAATTGGCACAAATCGCCAAAGAAGCGAAAGACTACGTAAACGAACAAAAGAAAGAGGCCTGGGCCTTGTTTACGCAGGATTTGAAACAAGATTTGGAGCGCGCGGTAAGTGTTTTGGAAAGCCTTGCCGGTGAAAGCTCAAACAGCATTTTCATTCGAAGAGAAATCGAAGCACTTCAAAAAACCATGAACCCGATCCGCAAAGATATTTTCAACACCGTTCGAAAAGTATTGCGCCTGGTCCGTGAAGAAAACACGCCGTCCAGAACAGCATTGATTGCCTGGTTGAAACAGGAAACTGAAAACAATGCAGACCGCTACAGCAGCTATCTGTACTCCAATTCCGAAAACAGTGCATTGAAAGTAACAGCGGTTGCTCCTACTTATGACGGAAGCGGACACATGGAAGATGGCCGTATCATTTTACGCGACAACTTCAAAGCAATCTTCGAAAAACACCCGGAAGCATTGATCTTCGGTGAAGATGCCGGAAAAATCGGAGGTGTGAACCAATCATTGGAAGGTTTACAGGAACAATTCGGAACATTGCGCGTTTCTGACGTCGGAATTCGTGAATGCACCATTATCGGTCAGGGAATCGGGATGGCGATGCGCGGATTGCGTCCGATCGCAGAAATCCAATACCTGGATTATTTGCTTTACGGAATCCAGATCATGTCGGATGACCTCGCTACGGTACAATACAGAACCAAAGGCGGACAAAAAGCGCCGTTGATCGTTTCCACGCGCGGACACCGTTTGGAAGGAATCTGGCACAGCGGTTCCCCGATGGGAATGATCATCAACTCCATTCGTGGGGTTCACGTGTGCGTTCCAAGAAATATGACTAAAGCAGCAGGTTTCTACAATACATTAATGCAAGCAGACGAACCGGCTTTGGTGATTGAACCATTGAACGGATACCGCATCAAGGAAGCCATGCCAACCAATATCGGAAGCTTCACTACGCCACTCGGAGTTCCGGAGATTGTAACGGAAGGAACAGATTTAACGATCGTCTCTTACGGTTCAACCTTCAACTTGTGTGAAGTGGCTGCCAAATCATTGACAGAACTGGGCATTTCGGTGGAACTGATCGATGCACAAACGCTGCTTCCTTTCGATATCAATGGAATGGTTGCTGAATCTTTAAAGAAAACAAACCGTTTGATGATCGTTGACGAAGATGTGAGTTCAGGTGCAACTGCATTCCTGTTAGACCAGATCCTGGTAAAACAAGGTGGATATGTTCATTTGGATTCTGCTCCGGTAACATTAAGCGCGAAAGATCACAGACCGGCTTACGGAACGGACGGGGATTATTTCTCCAAACCAAGTATTGACGATATTGTTGAGACAGCTTATTCCATCATGAACGAAGCAGACCCGACAGCTTTCCCTTCGATTTACTAATGACGATTTGAAAAGAGCTGCGGGCATATTGAGTATCATTTTCGTAATAGCCTTGCTTTGGAAGGATATTGCAGCATTCTCATGGAACGTTTGGTTCTACAACAACCAGGTCGAACTCGCAGCCAAATATTGTGTCAATAAGAAAAAACCGATGCTTCATTGTGACGGGAAATGCTTTTTGGCCAAACAACTGAAAAAACTGGAACAGGAAGAAAAGAAAAATCAGACTGTTCCAAAAATGCCTCTGAAGCTGAAGGAAAATGTCTGGAACACAGACTCACCCGTTATTACGGCTTTTGAAGCAAATACTATCGAATTCCTATCAGAAAAAACGAGCACTTTCTTCTATCAAAACACCAAACTGGTTTCCTTTTCAGGTCCCGTTTTCCATCCGCCCGCTGTCGGATAATTTTATTTCATTGCATTGCTGGAATTATTTTATCACAGGTAGATATTCGGCTGATTTTTTCAAATCAGATGTTTAATCTATCCCGTTGCAAGAAAATTAATAAAGCATTTCGATGAATCATTCGTATTGAATGAAGCTTTTCATTGTATGGATCTCGCTCTGCGTACATCTGCAGAATCTGCGTGCCATAAGAAATGGGCTTTCGTCGGTACAATTCCTTTTTAGAAATTAGTAATACAGCATCATGAAAAAAAGTTTCTTCTTTTTCGTGTGTCTTGTTGTGTACCAAACTGCGCTGTCCTGTGACGTCTGCGGCTGCGGGGCGTTTAACTCCACACATGGTTTGGGAACACTGGCACAAGGCAACCGAACGAGTATCGGGCTCAATTATCAATACCGTCTGTACAAAAGCCAGCACCCGGAAGTTTTCGGGAACGGTATCGAACACAGCACGGATTATTTTCAGCGATTGGATGTAACGGGACAACTGCGGATTTCCAGAAGATGGCAGCTGCAGCTTTCCCTTCCTATTGGCTTTAACAAACACGTTGCAGACGATACTACTTCGCAAAAGAACGGGTTGGGAGACCCGACGTTGATGGTCAACTTCTTCCTCTTCGACAAGCAAGACAGTCTGCAAACACGGCGATTTCGCTGGATTGTGGGTGCAGGAGTAAAAAGTCCGGTGGGGAAATTCACCCAGCCAAACGACGTAGACCTGTACCTGTATCCGGGAACCGGAACGTTTGACGCCGTGTTCCAGAATTCATTTTTCTTCCAAAAGAAAAAATGGAGCGTCGTACAAACCGCTCAGTACGTTTTACGCGGAGAAAATAAGTACCAATACATTCCGGGATCGTTGTTCAGCGCCAGTTTATTCGGGCAATACAAATTCAGGACGTGGGGAATTTATGCCGGAACACAATATTCCTGGAGCGGGGTCGATTACCTGAACCGGAAAGCGATTTCCAGTTCTCCAACCCAGGGACAGGTATTAACCGGAATTGTTGGAACATCGGTGCAATTCAATTCGTGGGTTATCCAAGGAAATTACCACATTCCGATTGCTCAAAACCTGGGAGACGGAAACTCCCACCAAAAAACAGCATTTAGTCTTTCACTTAATTATTTTTTCAATTGATATGAAATCTTTTTTTATTCTAACAATTCTTGCAGGTAGTCTGACCGTTTTTACTGCCTGTAAAAAAGACAAATCCACAGATGACAGTACGGAACACGAAGATCATCCGACTGCGGTGATTACCGTTACTTCTCCGAACGAGAACGATACCATCCAGGGGAATTTCTCGGTAACAGGAAACATCGTAGGAACCGGGAATCTTCACGGATACCAGGTTACTGTTACGAATGCCATAAACGATTCTATCGTTTACCAGCACGACATTGATGATCACGTGGCCAATTTCACGATCAACCAGGCGGTAACACATACTTACACTGTTTACACGCCTTTGAAGCTGGAAGTGGTGGCTGCTTTGGATCATGAAGGTCATACCGCAACCAAAACAGTTCATTTTGTAGTACATTAATTAAAACAGTGGGCACGCGATTAATCGCGTGCCCACTGTTTCATGGATTTCATTAATTTTGTTCACCATGACAAAAAAAGAAAAAGCGCAGTATGTAATTGATGAATTGGAAAAATGCTACCCGGAAACTCCTGTTCCGCTGGATCACTGGGATGCATATACCTTACTGATAGCTGTTTTATTGTCAGCACAATGCACCGACGAACGTGTCAACAAAATTACACCGATTTTATTCAAACGCGCTTCCCGCCCGCAGGACATGATCAAATTATCGGTAGAAGAAATCCGGGACATCATCAAACCTTGTGGACTTTCTCCCCGGAAATCGCAGGCCATTTACGATTTGTCCCATTTGATCATCGATAAACACAACGGAGAAGTACCGCAAACTTTTGAAGAACTGGAAGCATTGCCGGGAGTTGGTCACAAAACCGCATCGGTTGTGATGTCACAGGCATTCGGTGTTCCGGCTTTCCCGGTAGATACGCATATTCACCGTTTGATGACACGCTGGGGATTAACGAGCGGTAAAAATGTAGAAGAAACCGAGCGTGATGCCAAGAAGCTTTTCCCGCGCGAATTGTGGAACAAACTGCATTTGCAAATCATTTTCTACGGCAGAAGCCACTCTCCTGCCCGCTCACCGAAACGTGAAATCGATTACATCACAGCAGCCATCGGAACAAAGAAGGCTTTGGAGGAGTTGAAGTAAGAATTCCTACCTTTAATCCAAATCTTGTAAATTCGATCGCATGTCATTTCAAGCATATCTGGACAATATCAAATCGAAAACCGGGAAAACGGCTGAAGAACTTCAAACACTGGCTCAGGAAAAGGGATTTTTGAAGGACGGAAGATTATTGGCCGAAATAAAAGCCGGTCAGATCGTAGACTGGCTGAAAGAAGAATATGATTTGGGCCACGGTCATGCGATGGCTATATACGCGTACTTCAAAGGAAAACGGTCATGAGCTCAAAAGAAATCCGGATCACCAATAAACAAGCTGTAGAAACTATAGCAATCGGTGCTTCTGCCTACAATATCCTGCTAAACAGTCAGCGGTCGGAAGGCCGGTTAGCAATCATCGAAATGCTGGTACCACCCAATGCCGGTCCGGTTCCGCACGAGCATAAAGGATTCCAGGAATGTTTCTATATATTGGAAGGTGAAGTTGAAATGATTACCAAAGAAAACCGGATTCCTGCAAAACAAGGCGATCTGGTGCATATTCCCCTGGACGGACCCGTGCATTGTTTTAAAAACACCGCCTCGGTAAATGCGCGTTTACTGTGTATAGTTGCTCCTTCCGGACTGGACCTATTCTTTGAAGAAGCAGGACGGAAAATTCCTTCCGGCACGCTGCCCGATCCCATTCCGCCAACTCCGGAACAAATTGCTTTTGCCAACCAAACAGCTGAAAAGTACGGCCAGAAATTGTATCCGAAGGATTATTTGGATTAAAGATGAGAGCTATTCGGTTCATAGGGCTTTTTTTGCTTTTCCTGCTGGGATTTTCTAAAGTTGCAGCAGCAGACTCCATTCCGAAAAAAGGAAGAATGGCACTTCAAATTGCTCCGCTTGCCTTACTGGATTTCAACAACGGTTCCTGTTACAAATTGGGCACTGAGATACGTTTGACAAAGAGTTTCTACGTTTCAGCGGATGGCGGCGGATATTTCCGGAATTTCAACAGCTTGAAAAACATGAAAGGCGGAAACCTCGATTTCAGGCTTAAATACCGTTTCCCGCATTCAAACTCCCTGATTTCCATTAGCTATTTTTACAAAAAGCAATCGTTCGAATACCACGATGCTTACGTGGAAGAACCGGACATACCGATCACTGTCTACACCCGGAAAATCGTGAATTGTATCAGTCTCAATTACGAATACAAACTCGTAAATAACTATCGTGGAATAGTTGTGAGTGCTTATGCCGGCCTGGGAATTCGCTTCAGGGATGTCAAATC
The window above is part of the Fluviicola sp. genome. Proteins encoded here:
- a CDS encoding DUF4287 domain-containing protein, translating into MSFQAYLDNIKSKTGKTAEELQTLAQEKGFLKDGRLLAEIKAGQIVDWLKEEYDLGHGHAMAIYAYFKGKRS
- a CDS encoding cupin domain-containing protein translates to MSSKEIRITNKQAVETIAIGASAYNILLNSQRSEGRLAIIEMLVPPNAGPVPHEHKGFQECFYILEGEVEMITKENRIPAKQGDLVHIPLDGPVHCFKNTASVNARLLCIVAPSGLDLFFEEAGRKIPSGTLPDPIPPTPEQIAFANQTAEKYGQKLYPKDYLD
- a CDS encoding thiamine pyrophosphate-dependent enzyme, translating into MASQTPQEELIAVDFNTFRSEVLKDFRLASISRETSLLGRKEVLTGKAKFGIFGDGKELAQIALAKQFRDGDFRSGYYRDQTLMMAIDQLNVREYFSGLFGHTDEIIEPQSAGRQMGGHFSTRNLDENGNWKDLTKQKNSSADISPTAGQMPRLLGLAQASKVYREHPTLKDLEAFKKFSNGGNEVAFGTIGDASTSEGPFWETINAAGVLQVPMVMSVWDDGYGISVPREHQTTKGSISEALSGMQRTADSKGYEIFVTKGWDYAHLCETYEKAVELARTEHIPVLVHVKEVNQPQGHSTSGSHERYKDAARLQWESDFDCINKFKEWILNFDADGQKLATEEELAQIAKEAKDYVNEQKKEAWALFTQDLKQDLERAVSVLESLAGESSNSIFIRREIEALQKTMNPIRKDIFNTVRKVLRLVREENTPSRTALIAWLKQETENNADRYSSYLYSNSENSALKVTAVAPTYDGSGHMEDGRIILRDNFKAIFEKHPEALIFGEDAGKIGGVNQSLEGLQEQFGTLRVSDVGIRECTIIGQGIGMAMRGLRPIAEIQYLDYLLYGIQIMSDDLATVQYRTKGGQKAPLIVSTRGHRLEGIWHSGSPMGMIINSIRGVHVCVPRNMTKAAGFYNTLMQADEPALVIEPLNGYRIKEAMPTNIGSFTTPLGVPEIVTEGTDLTIVSYGSTFNLCEVAAKSLTELGISVELIDAQTLLPFDINGMVAESLKKTNRLMIVDEDVSSGATAFLLDQILVKQGGYVHLDSAPVTLSAKDHRPAYGTDGDYFSKPSIDDIVETAYSIMNEADPTAFPSIY
- a CDS encoding PspC domain-containing protein, whose protein sequence is MKKTLSIHLGRQLFVIEEDAYDRLQAYLKKLEASLANESGITEIVEDIEMRFAELLTQYLGETRQVVTIGDVEKAIASLGEPEEITEETEQPKQQTQVNVDSNGQKRMYRDVDNGMLGGLCSGFAAYLGIDPVIIRIIFVIFLFMGFGFLLYIILWIIIPSAKTPSERLQMRGKPVNIDTLKEEFEKTAGRLKDDTINAANKFKSNNQHLTNQAANVLRFIGKIFGVFLIAGALIWLIFFSLIVSGLIDVVPMTGDQNFASLYEFLKLVSPVNKSFSLIWAGILLVGFASPLLSITFGVRLLIGKVNKYYKLNFIFFPVIICIGVILGFMGAINSARDYEIQREVKNQELTINTDQLQLEELPLIINNKQITGTSGIDFISVHNGRIMEHGIYIKYKESKDSLFHVSQIFSAHGIDMIAADKRSSHIKHQLKIEGKKLLVDPYYSFPLKDGLRNQEIEVIIEVPRGKKLFINDQEVLINGKEYSGVMYAGEPFEADED
- the nth gene encoding endonuclease III — translated: MTKKEKAQYVIDELEKCYPETPVPLDHWDAYTLLIAVLLSAQCTDERVNKITPILFKRASRPQDMIKLSVEEIRDIIKPCGLSPRKSQAIYDLSHLIIDKHNGEVPQTFEELEALPGVGHKTASVVMSQAFGVPAFPVDTHIHRLMTRWGLTSGKNVEETERDAKKLFPRELWNKLHLQIIFYGRSHSPARSPKREIDYITAAIGTKKALEELK